The Paenibacillus beijingensis nucleotide sequence GATCATTTTCTTTTCTTGCTGATCATCCTGTTCTTTTTTTGGTAGTAGTTGCAAGCATGATAACCTCCTTAAGGTTTTGCCGGAGGCAAAACCACATCGTAAGCATAGGCTTATGGCGCACATCTCTATCCTACTGCCTATATTATACCAATTTTGAGAGAATGAAGGGGTTGTGAAGCTAAAATATGACTCCGGCGGTATGAACTATTCTATGAATTATTTCCGTGGGATACGCCTTAAAGAAAGTTGGCAGATAGGATGGCTTGAATCGGATGAAATCGCGGAGCGGCACTGATGCGGCTTTAATATAGGTACTTTTTGGTGCCTATATACCCAAAAGGTTTCTATGACACTTGAAAGTACGTACTTACCAAGAACGTCTTTATGACTTTATAATAACACTCGTGAACCGAAAGTAAAGTCCGGTGCAAATTCAAATTCAATGTTATCAGGAGGATTATGATGAGCCAATCAATTGGACAATCCGCGTCTCAACATAAAGTGACGCCAAAATCAGGAACCTGGGCACTGCTTGCCCTCGCGATCAGCGCATTCGGTATCGGAACGACGGAGTTTGTTCCAGTAGGTTTGCTGGCAGCCATCGCCGGCGACTTGAAAATCAGCATTACGTTAGCCGGCCTTCTTATTTCAGGTTATGCGATCGGTGTTGCAGTCGGAGCCCCAATCTTAACCGCACTCACTAATCGCATGAGCCGCAAATCATTGCTTATGTCGCTGATGATTGTATTTATCATCGGCAACGTTGTCGCCGCACTTTCCCCTTCATTTGAACTGTTGCTTATCGCACGATTCATTACCGCATTTTCACACGGCGTCTTTTTCTCCATTGGGGCAACCATCGCGGTTCAGCTAGTATCTCCGGAAAAAAAGGCCAGCGCCATCGCGCTCATGTTCACCGGACTTACGATTGCAATTGTGACAGGCGTTCCTTTAGGCACATTCATCGGGCAAGCATTCGGCTGGAGAGCGACTTTTTGGGGTGTTGCCCTGCTGGGTATCATTGCGATCATTTCCAGCGCCGCACTCATTCCGAATTATTTGAAGCAATCACCTCCGGCTAAATTTGCGGATATGTTCCGCCTGCTTACAAACAGCCGGCTGCTTCTTGGATTTCTTATCACTGCGCTCGGTTACGGCGGAACATTTGTAGCCTTCACTTTTTTGACCCCGCTCCTGCACGATGTTACCGGATTCAGTGAAGGCGCGGTTAACATTATCTTGATCGTCTATGGCATTGCTGTAGCATTCGGTAACT carries:
- a CDS encoding MFS transporter → MMSQSIGQSASQHKVTPKSGTWALLALAISAFGIGTTEFVPVGLLAAIAGDLKISITLAGLLISGYAIGVAVGAPILTALTNRMSRKSLLMSLMIVFIIGNVVAALSPSFELLLIARFITAFSHGVFFSIGATIAVQLVSPEKKASAIALMFTGLTIAIVTGVPLGTFIGQAFGWRATFWGVALLGIIAIISSAALIPNYLKQSPPAKFADMFRLLTNSRLLLGFLITALGYGGTFVAFTFLTPLLHDVTGFSEGAVNIILIVYGIAVAFGNSFGGKWANKNPIRALLMMFILQAAVLILLSFLIPFKVAGLIGVILMGLFAFMNVPGLQLYVVQLAEKYVPTAVDVASALNIAAFNIGIAVGAFIGGVVVDSMGLVHTAWVGSIMVIVAIILTGISAKLERN